One stretch of Francisella sp. LA112445 DNA includes these proteins:
- the lpxD gene encoding UDP-3-O-(3-hydroxymyristoyl)glucosamine N-acyltransferase, with protein MYSLDFLASSLDGVVKGDGGVEIRKIATLSQAGEGDISFCTNPKYLKDLSETKASAVLITEEALPYCNTNAVVLSNPYMALAKVMELFDKSPQPNGKIHSKAVIASSAVIGENVTIDANAVIGENVVLEDNVTIGACATIHDGTKIGKATIIKSNVSIAHDVEIGSDCIIHQNATIGCDGFGNARDEDGSWTKIPQLGRVVIENNVEIGAGTTVDRGAIDDTIIKEGARIDNLVQIAHNVTIGRNTALAGVTAVAGSTKIGNNCLIGGQSAITGHITICDNAVIGGASNIGKSITKPGMYYAAFEAKPRIQWGRFVAKLSKIDKLMAKVKELEEKLK; from the coding sequence ATGTATAGTTTAGATTTTTTAGCATCAAGTTTAGATGGTGTAGTTAAGGGTGATGGCGGTGTTGAGATAAGGAAGATTGCAACTTTATCTCAAGCTGGTGAAGGTGATATTTCTTTTTGTACTAATCCAAAGTATTTGAAAGATTTATCTGAGACGAAAGCTTCAGCTGTTTTGATTACTGAAGAAGCTTTACCTTACTGTAATACTAATGCTGTAGTTTTATCTAATCCATATATGGCTTTAGCGAAAGTTATGGAGTTGTTTGATAAGTCACCACAGCCTAATGGTAAGATTCATAGTAAAGCAGTTATAGCTTCAAGTGCAGTTATAGGTGAGAATGTAACTATAGATGCAAATGCTGTGATTGGTGAGAACGTTGTGCTTGAGGACAATGTAACTATCGGAGCTTGTGCTACTATTCATGATGGTACTAAAATAGGTAAAGCTACGATTATCAAAAGTAATGTATCAATAGCTCATGATGTTGAGATTGGTTCTGACTGCATAATTCATCAAAATGCTACAATAGGTTGTGATGGCTTTGGTAATGCTCGAGATGAAGATGGTAGTTGGACAAAGATTCCTCAGTTAGGAAGAGTAGTTATTGAAAATAATGTTGAGATTGGAGCAGGTACTACGGTTGATAGAGGAGCTATTGATGATACGATCATTAAAGAAGGCGCTCGTATTGATAATTTAGTGCAGATAGCTCATAATGTAACTATAGGTAGGAATACTGCCTTAGCAGGAGTTACCGCTGTTGCAGGAAGTACAAAAATAGGTAATAATTGCCTTATTGGTGGGCAGTCTGCGATAACTGGACACATAACTATCTGTGATAATGCTGTAATTGGAGGTGCTTCAAATATAGGTAAGTCTATAACTAAGCCGGGTATGTATTACGCTGCTTTTGAAGCTAAACCAAGAATTCAGTGGGGCAGATTTGTAGCTAAGTTATCTAAAATAGATAAGCTGATGGCAAAAGTAAAAGAATTAGAAGAAAAATTAAAATAA